The window CTGCTCTGCCTCCTGGCCCAAGGCTGCAGACCTAGCCTCCCTGATGCAGGCCCAGGGACCTCCCTCCAGCTATGCTTCCCTGTCTTTGCTGGGGGTGCAGAAGTGGCCTGGCCCTCACCCTGGCGACTCCTCTGAAAACACATGGCTTGGGAACTTTTTGTGACTGTGAAGTATAaattaagggtttattaaaatatCTCCAGTGTCCTCTTCAGTGGCACAATGCATTTACTGGTATCCCCTTGTGCCCACCTGGACAGCCATTTGCCAAACGGCCGCAGCATCTCCCACATACAGACAAACAAGGGGGCGTGAATGACAAATGGGGGGAGGTGGAAAGGCAGAAAGGACTCCTATGGGCAGGTGAGAGCTGCAGGATCCCCTGGAGGTGACTCCTCTCCTAAGTGAGCTAGGAACGAGCTGACAGACACTGGTTCACAACTTCCAGTAGATGGGAATTCTCCAAAGCTGCTGCCACACGCTCCTTGTCGGCGAGTTGTTTGTTTACTGGATAAGAAACAAGCAGAGACCAGCAGGTGGGTGCAGCCCATCCCACTGCACCCAGAGCCTGTCCAGCTCACTCCCACTGCTTCTGAGCACCCCCTGCTATCTGAGGCTGACAGAGCTGCAAAGGGCTTTATGCTAGAGAATGTTAGAACTATAAGGGACCAGAGACAAAGAATAGGAATGTTGGAATAGACCTGAGAGATCTCTTCAGTCCAACTACACatttcagaagaaactgaggccaagagaacgTATTTGACTTGTTTCAAGCCACAGCTATGAAAAACTGGACCTAGAACCCCAagttcctgattctaggctcaaTGACCTTTCTGCTGTTCCAGCTTCTCTCTATCCAGTCAGTTACCAAGTCCCGTACCATCTAGCCTTCCAACAGGAAATCAGCACGTGGCCATGTTTCCTACTCCTTCTGCCCTTTCTCCCCAAGTGGGATACAAGCTTTGGACCAGACCTCCACCAACCAGGTTCCCCTTTGCCCAGAGGGAGTGGATATACTGGCAGGCAGGAAGGAGGTAGGGAGTTTgatgaaggaaaggggaaaattagGTTTGGATGGCAAAGAGATGGTACCCAGAGCCAGATTTCAATCCAGATCTTTTCTCCTGACTCTGATCTTGGGAATTAGGGTTAAGAGAAGGTCACTTGCCCTAATTCAGACCCAAGAAATGGAGAGATCTCATGCTGAGTAGATGGAAACCAGGAAAAACCCAACCCAATTCCATCCTTTCTTGGATGGAACTGAGAATGCACTGCCAGGAAAAGTGTGGGACTAGGGTCCATACTCACCAGCGTGTTCTGAGGCATGTGTCCCAGGGGTAATGTGAACATCCATCTGGAAGGAAGAGTTACAGAGTCACTAAAAGGCCTTGAAGAAATATGGATCCTTGCTAAGTGCCTATCTCTCAGCCTCTCAGGGCCTGGGACATGGTGACTTAGGAGGAAGTTTATGGATCCTCATTCCTCAATGGCCTCTTATGAGGGATGGCAGTGTGTGACTGGCACCTCACTCCAATACCCCAAAAGGTTAACTGCCAAGTCAGACACAGAGCAAGTATGCAGGGAGGGAGCACCCCAGTCCTTCACTGACCTTGAACCTTTCAGGCAGGGAGCGGAGCAGCTTGACTTTGATGGACAGGCCGATTAACGTAGCCATACTGCAGTGAGGGATTGTGGGAGTAAATTCCACAGCCACTGTGCTTTCCCTGTCATTAACctgcagaggaaggagaaagtgcTAGCTACTGTTTATCTGGGCTCTTCTCCCAATATCAAGGTCAACTCTCCACAAGGAGGGAAACACCTAGATCGATACTGATGCCCAGGCAGAAAGTCCCACGCCACCTCTGAGCTGTTTGAAAAACATTCTGAACTTAACGCC is drawn from Dromiciops gliroides isolate mDroGli1 chromosome 2, mDroGli1.pri, whole genome shotgun sequence and contains these coding sequences:
- the CIAO2B gene encoding cytosolic iron-sulfur assembly component 2B, whose translation is MVGAGSGAGLGGLLENANPLIYQRSGERPVTAGEEDDQVPDSIDDREIFDLIRSINDPEHPLTLEELNVVEQVRVKVNDRESTVAVEFTPTIPHCSMATLIGLSIKVKLLRSLPERFKMDVHITPGTHASEHAVNKQLADKERVAAALENSHLLEVVNQCLSARS